The proteins below are encoded in one region of Paraflavitalea devenefica:
- a CDS encoding BNR-repeat neuraminidase N-terminal domain-containing protein, with protein sequence MERPLHQWRLTVLLLSLFCCLYSFKVSGQLSYTFSTHSGTFTALTNPTTILSGSSDDGVTNVADIGFSFSYGCNTYTQFKASTNGWLSLGDNSITALPTNAMNTTGSGPVIAPLWDDLRTASNGITYSVTGTAPNRVLTVEWISMRWDYQASGWVISFQAKLYETTNVIEFHYTQNGTAVNNGSASIGISGGSSATDFYSVSGYSASATAAYGTANNNLNQKPANGTIYRWTPNGMTYTSSTTTQAATDPISKCNNLQQPIIGIQIVTSSCSPPLNVTSFNIRMNGTTTNGNVYNIRIYYTGNASVFAPINEFAFATPASGTITVSGSQALVTGTNYFWVAYDINPGTPTGNDFDAQCTQITVGGVARTPTTTSPSGLREMADCSIAPGGITNASFWVKANAGTSTTTNNNTLSTWSDQSGNGRDAANGDNDNRPRYYDNSTNNLNFNPVVDFDEAGQEDDDADFMDIDDNGVLSAGNNPYEAYAVIVPGVNNLTTPGKFLFAGEAGTNNFNAFDVRSNYSVNDSWGINDLVVQNIWAVDRPCMLTFDYNYNRRETFRSGGSIGTRTSVVRTSSNANNALGYQRTADREYYDGSIAEIITYANTSHGTTTREKVESYLGIKYGVTLEHNYLASNGVTVWNRSTNAAYNHNIIGIARDDISALSQKQSKSTSTSQDILTIYIGSSKQTNQQANNGTFTAGDRSFFMVGSNNGSPLDSYPVSTAEKPAGICCRILREWLVQKTNFTNTSVKLEFNFNSITTGYLPLNAGDLRLLVDADGDFSNATILNTPTITINAGSGIATITVSAAQFTSRPYFTLASVSTNTALPLQLKAFSGLCRDQSVQLKWTTATPSQPDFVVERSHDRMNFSPAGTVKSNASGNYTWVDQSPLPGTMYYRLKTTNENGTPVYSTIITVNSCTISAIRLSTDPFTNESTLMLQLPRNSMAEFSLLDLQGRRLEAPGFTGRRNLEKGVHYLQVHIPAAATGLYVLYVTVNDERHVYRILKK encoded by the coding sequence ATGGAAAGACCTCTACATCAGTGGAGACTAACTGTATTGCTTTTATCCTTGTTTTGCTGTTTATACAGCTTTAAAGTAAGTGGCCAATTAAGCTACACTTTCTCCACCCACAGCGGTACGTTTACCGCTCTTACCAATCCAACAACCATCCTTAGCGGATCATCAGATGACGGCGTAACGAATGTTGCCGACATTGGTTTTTCGTTCTCGTATGGTTGCAATACCTACACACAATTCAAAGCAAGCACCAATGGATGGTTAAGCTTAGGCGACAACAGCATAACCGCTCTTCCCACCAATGCAATGAACACTACCGGCAGCGGGCCGGTCATTGCACCCCTGTGGGATGACTTGCGGACAGCCTCCAACGGCATTACTTATTCTGTGACGGGAACAGCACCCAACCGGGTGCTCACTGTTGAATGGATCTCCATGCGCTGGGACTATCAGGCATCGGGCTGGGTAATATCATTCCAGGCAAAACTGTATGAGACCACCAATGTAATTGAGTTTCATTATACACAAAATGGCACTGCCGTAAACAATGGATCAGCCTCTATTGGTATCAGCGGCGGCTCTTCCGCCACCGACTTCTATTCTGTGAGCGGTTACAGCGCCAGCGCCACCGCAGCTTACGGCACAGCCAACAACAACCTGAATCAAAAGCCTGCCAATGGCACCATTTACCGGTGGACACCCAATGGCATGACTTACACTTCATCTACCACCACCCAGGCTGCCACGGATCCCATATCGAAATGCAATAACCTGCAACAACCCATTATCGGTATACAGATAGTAACCAGTTCATGTTCCCCCCCTTTGAATGTGACATCTTTCAACATCAGGATGAATGGCACCACTACCAACGGTAATGTTTACAACATCCGCATTTATTACACCGGTAATGCTTCGGTTTTTGCACCAATCAATGAGTTTGCCTTCGCCACACCGGCTTCCGGCACCATTACTGTTTCCGGTTCACAGGCGCTGGTTACCGGCACCAATTATTTTTGGGTAGCTTATGATATTAACCCCGGCACACCTACAGGCAATGATTTTGATGCCCAATGTACGCAGATAACGGTGGGAGGCGTTGCCCGGACACCCACCACCACGTCTCCATCGGGTTTACGCGAGATGGCCGATTGCTCCATTGCCCCCGGCGGCATTACCAATGCCAGCTTTTGGGTAAAAGCCAATGCCGGCACTTCCACTACAACCAATAATAACACGTTGAGCACCTGGTCCGATCAGTCAGGCAATGGCCGTGATGCCGCCAATGGCGATAATGACAACCGTCCCAGGTATTACGACAACAGCACCAATAACCTCAACTTTAATCCCGTGGTCGATTTTGATGAAGCCGGTCAGGAGGATGATGATGCGGATTTTATGGACATTGATGACAACGGCGTCCTCTCTGCCGGCAACAATCCCTACGAGGCATATGCGGTGATCGTACCAGGCGTCAATAACCTCACCACGCCCGGGAAATTCCTGTTTGCAGGAGAGGCCGGCACCAATAATTTTAATGCCTTTGACGTAAGGAGCAACTATTCTGTTAATGACAGTTGGGGTATCAATGATCTGGTTGTTCAAAATATATGGGCCGTTGATAGGCCCTGCATGCTAACGTTTGATTATAATTATAACAGACGTGAAACTTTCCGGTCCGGAGGTTCCATTGGTACACGTACAAGTGTGGTACGCACTTCGTCCAACGCCAACAACGCGTTGGGATACCAGCGAACCGCCGACCGGGAGTACTATGATGGAAGCATTGCCGAGATCATTACCTATGCCAATACTTCCCATGGCACTACTACCCGCGAGAAAGTAGAATCTTACCTGGGTATTAAGTATGGCGTTACCCTCGAACACAACTACCTTGCCTCCAATGGCGTCACTGTATGGAACCGGTCGACCAATGCCGCTTATAATCACAATATCATCGGCATTGCCCGGGATGATATCAGCGCTTTATCGCAAAAGCAGTCCAAGAGTACTTCTACTTCCCAGGACATCCTCACCATTTATATTGGCAGCAGTAAGCAAACCAATCAGCAAGCCAACAATGGTACTTTCACCGCCGGCGACCGCTCCTTCTTTATGGTAGGCAGCAATAATGGTTCGCCGCTGGACAGTTATCCCGTATCCACTGCAGAAAAGCCGGCCGGTATTTGCTGCCGCATCCTGCGGGAATGGCTGGTGCAAAAGACCAATTTTACCAATACCAGTGTGAAGCTGGAATTTAATTTCAATTCGATCACCACCGGGTACCTTCCCCTGAATGCAGGCGACCTGCGGCTGCTGGTAGATGCAGATGGCGATTTCAGCAATGCAACGATACTTAATACACCTACTATCACCATTAATGCCGGGTCGGGCATTGCCACCATTACTGTATCTGCTGCCCAGTTCACCAGCAGGCCTTATTTTACATTGGCCTCTGTATCCACGAATACTGCTTTACCCCTGCAACTGAAAGCATTTTCCGGATTGTGCCGGGACCAGTCGGTACAATTGAAATGGACTACTGCCACGCCCAGCCAACCCGATTTTGTGGTAGAGCGGAGCCATGACAGGATGAATTTTTCACCGGCAGGTACGGTTAAAAGCAACGCATCCGGCAACTATACCTGGGTTGACCAGTCACCTTTGCCTGGCACTATGTATTACCGGTTAAAGACCACTAATGAGAACGGTACACCTGTTTATTCTACCATCATCACCGTGAACAGTTGTACCATTTCCGCCATCCGGTTATCCACCGATCCTTTTACCAATGAATCCACGCTGATGCTGCAATTACCCAGGAACAGTATGGCAGAATTCAGCCTGCTTGATCTGCAGGGACGGCGTTTGGAAGCGCCCGGGTTCACCGGCAGGCGCAACCTGGAAAAAGGCGTTCACTATTTACAGGTGCATATTCCTGCTGCTGCAACAGGCCTGTATGTACTGTATGTGACGGTTAATGACGAGCGGCATGTATACCGGATATTAAAGAAATAG
- the ltaE gene encoding low-specificity L-threonine aldolase: protein MIVDLRSDTVTRPTPAMLEAMMSAPVGDDVFGEDPTVNKLEAMAASLFGMEAALYCPTGTMSNQVAIKVHTQPGDEVICDQTAHVYQYEGGGIAFNAGAQVRLLDGAYGRITAEQVLQAINPDDVHKARTSLVCLENTANRGGGSCYDLTAVEAIRQVCDEHGLQLHLDGARLFNALVARGESPRQHGALFHSISVCLNKGLGCPAGSILISRAAFIKKARRIRKVFGGGMRQAGYLAAAGIYALENQVDRLATDHQHARLLAAALAKAPFTARILPVETNIVIFEIKEGWQAAQLAARLKENNILAIAISPTQLRMVLHLDVTAAMVEYTVEVIEKIAGS from the coding sequence ATGATAGTTGACCTTCGCTCTGATACTGTAACCCGTCCTACGCCCGCTATGCTGGAGGCCATGATGAGCGCCCCCGTAGGCGATGATGTTTTTGGAGAAGATCCTACTGTTAATAAGCTGGAAGCGATGGCAGCCAGCCTGTTTGGCATGGAAGCCGCGCTGTATTGTCCTACCGGCACGATGTCGAACCAGGTAGCCATTAAAGTACATACACAACCCGGCGATGAAGTGATCTGTGATCAAACAGCCCATGTGTACCAATATGAAGGTGGCGGCATTGCCTTCAATGCAGGCGCCCAGGTAAGGTTGCTGGACGGCGCATACGGCAGGATCACGGCCGAACAGGTATTGCAGGCCATCAATCCCGATGACGTGCACAAGGCCCGCACTTCCCTGGTATGCCTGGAGAATACCGCCAACCGCGGTGGCGGCAGTTGCTACGACCTGACGGCTGTTGAAGCCATCAGGCAGGTATGTGATGAGCATGGCTTGCAACTGCACCTTGATGGCGCCCGTTTATTCAATGCCCTGGTAGCACGCGGGGAATCGCCCCGGCAGCATGGCGCTTTATTCCATAGCATTTCGGTTTGCCTCAATAAAGGATTGGGCTGCCCGGCAGGCAGTATCCTTATCAGCAGAGCCGCTTTTATTAAGAAAGCCAGGCGCATCCGTAAGGTATTTGGCGGTGGCATGCGGCAGGCAGGTTACCTGGCTGCCGCCGGCATTTATGCGCTGGAAAACCAGGTAGACCGGCTGGCAACTGATCACCAGCATGCCCGCCTCCTGGCAGCCGCACTGGCCAAAGCGCCTTTTACAGCCCGCATCTTACCGGTGGAAACGAATATTGTGATCTTCGAGATCAAAGAAGGCTGGCAGGCCGCACAACTGGCGGCGCGGTTGAAGGAAAATAATATCCTGGCGATTGCTATTTCACCAACCCAGTTACGCATGGTATTGCACCTGGATGTTACTGCAGCGATGGTGGAGTATACAGTGGAGGTGATTGAGAAGATTGCCGGTTCGTGA
- the pgi gene encoding glucose-6-phosphate isomerase, with the protein MLPTIKPHRTKAWRKLEDHYKKISRTHLRELFAEDPERFRKFSLQVEDILFDYSKNRITEKTIQLLLDLAEECELDKAIAAMFSGDTINATEGRAVLHTALRNFSGQPVYTEGKDVMPDVQRVWQQMRGFCNRVHSGEWTGYTGKRIRYIVNIGIGGSDLGPYMVTEALKPYWLEGMQVYFVSNVDATHIAETLKKVNAEETIFLIASKTFTTQETMTNAHTARQWFLQAAGDEAHIAKHFAALSTNEKEVIKFGIDKANMFGFWDWVGGRYSLWSSIGLSIALTIGYDNFEQLLKGGHSIDNHLRSVPFNKNIPVIMALVGLWYTDFYGSQTEAILPYDQYLHRFAAYFQQGNMESNGKSVDRKGKPVDYATGPVIWGEPGTNGQHAFYQLIHQGTVLIPCDFIAPAISHNPIGDHHAKLLSNFFAQTEALMNGKSRKEVELELEKAGKSEKEIDALTPFKIFTGNRPTNSILVKKITPYTLGQLIALYEHKIFVQGVIWNIFSFDQWGVELGKQLANNILPELEHDKLVKGHDASTNGLINAWKKMRQ; encoded by the coding sequence ATGTTACCAACCATCAAACCACATCGTACCAAGGCCTGGCGCAAGTTAGAAGATCATTATAAGAAAATAAGCCGTACCCATCTGCGGGAATTATTCGCGGAAGATCCTGAGCGTTTCCGGAAGTTCTCCCTGCAGGTAGAGGATATTTTGTTTGACTACTCCAAGAACAGGATCACCGAAAAAACGATACAGTTGTTGCTGGACCTGGCCGAAGAATGTGAACTGGACAAAGCGATTGCCGCCATGTTCTCCGGCGATACCATCAATGCTACAGAAGGACGGGCAGTATTACATACCGCACTGCGTAACTTCTCCGGTCAGCCGGTATATACAGAAGGCAAGGATGTAATGCCCGATGTGCAACGCGTATGGCAACAAATGCGGGGATTCTGCAACCGTGTACACAGCGGCGAGTGGACCGGCTATACAGGTAAGCGGATCCGTTATATTGTGAATATCGGTATCGGCGGCAGCGACCTGGGACCCTATATGGTAACAGAAGCACTGAAACCCTACTGGCTGGAAGGCATGCAGGTATATTTTGTATCCAATGTGGATGCCACCCATATTGCAGAAACCCTGAAGAAGGTAAATGCAGAAGAAACGATTTTCCTCATCGCCTCCAAAACGTTTACCACCCAGGAAACGATGACGAATGCCCATACGGCCCGTCAGTGGTTCCTGCAGGCAGCCGGTGATGAGGCCCATATCGCCAAACATTTTGCGGCCCTTTCCACCAATGAGAAAGAGGTGATCAAATTTGGCATTGACAAAGCCAATATGTTTGGTTTCTGGGATTGGGTGGGCGGCCGTTATTCTTTGTGGAGCTCCATCGGCCTGTCTATCGCCCTTACCATCGGCTATGATAATTTTGAACAGTTGCTGAAAGGCGGCCATTCCATAGACAACCATCTCCGGTCTGTCCCTTTTAATAAAAACATTCCGGTGATCATGGCCCTGGTGGGCTTATGGTACACTGATTTTTATGGATCACAAACAGAAGCCATCCTCCCCTACGATCAGTACCTGCACCGCTTTGCCGCTTATTTCCAGCAAGGCAATATGGAAAGCAATGGTAAGAGCGTAGACCGCAAAGGGAAGCCGGTGGATTATGCTACCGGTCCCGTAATCTGGGGCGAGCCCGGCACCAACGGGCAGCATGCCTTTTACCAGTTGATCCACCAGGGTACTGTCCTGATCCCCTGCGACTTTATTGCACCGGCCATCAGCCATAATCCTATCGGGGATCACCATGCCAAGCTGCTGTCTAATTTCTTTGCCCAGACAGAGGCCCTGATGAATGGAAAAAGCCGTAAGGAAGTGGAACTGGAGCTGGAAAAAGCCGGCAAGAGCGAAAAGGAAATAGACGCGCTGACGCCTTTCAAAATATTCACCGGCAACCGCCCCACCAATTCCATACTGGTGAAGAAGATCACCCCTTATACACTGGGTCAGTTGATTGCTTTGTATGAGCATAAGATCTTTGTGCAGGGCGTCATCTGGAATATCTTCAGCTTTGACCAGTGGGGTGTGGAACTGGGTAAACAACTGGCTAATAATATCCTGCCGGAACTGGAACACGATAAGCTCGTAAAGGGGCATGACGCTTCTACCAACGGCCTTATTAATGCCTGGAAAAAAATGCGGCAATAG
- a CDS encoding DUF3276 family protein, which produces MTVAYENNDKRMESVYSKRIRAGKRRTYFFDVRATRGNDYYITITESRKKFNENGYDRHKIFLYKEDFNKFLKALTEAVDYVKTDLMPNFDFDAYNHDQVAEGEDVAVDTESVEGVEEVIAVVATTVTPSTNGTVADAGDEVDKW; this is translated from the coding sequence ATGACTGTGGCGTACGAAAACAATGACAAACGAATGGAAAGCGTTTACAGCAAACGCATCAGGGCCGGGAAAAGAAGAACTTACTTCTTCGATGTGAGAGCTACCCGCGGTAACGATTACTACATCACCATTACAGAGAGTCGTAAGAAATTCAATGAGAATGGTTATGACAGGCACAAGATCTTCCTGTACAAGGAAGACTTCAACAAGTTCCTGAAAGCATTGACTGAAGCGGTGGATTATGTGAAAACTGACCTGATGCCCAACTTCGATTTCGACGCCTATAACCACGACCAGGTGGCTGAAGGTGAAGATGTTGCTGTAGACACGGAGAGCGTAGAGGGGGTAGAAGAAGTGATCGCCGTTGTAGCCACAACAGTTACTCCTTCCACCAACGGAACAGTAGCCGACGCCGGTGATGAAGTAGACAAATGGTAA
- a CDS encoding ABC transporter ATP-binding protein, translating to MKHLKAINKYFWKYRWRLVLGILFIVVSNYFAILAPQVTGYVFEVVQRSFGIAAKEKFHPEYDWLVNWFIRFAEQYKGISVVALCGITILVLALIRGIFMFLMRQTIIVMSRHIEFDQKNEVFQHYLKLDINFYKTHNTGDLMSRISEDVSRVRMFTGPAIMYLINLVTLIGLALYYMVKKDELLTLYVLAPLPILAITIYAVNNVIHKRSEHIQSLLSDLTTNAQQSYSGIRVIKSFVQEDAMFGFFNKNSEDYKRNAIGLAKMEAIYFPSMTLIIGLSTLFTIMIGGIYAVYGSHDVTISTIAEFVMYINMLTFPVSAIGWTASMIQRAAASQKRLNEFLDTQPVINNPPQPVMPPMEGHIVFDQVDFVYPNTGIQALKHFHLSIGKGQKVAIIGHTGSGKTTIAQLLLRMYDPTRGSITIDGVPVGEMDLQHLRKQISYVPQDVFLFSDTIAHNISFGLGETPEARIQQAARYASVEKEIQGFHGGYTTMIGERGVTLSGGQKQRISIARALIKDPQIVVFDDCLSAVDAKTEKEILGNLSLYLKDKTAIIITHRIFTLFDFDMIVVLEEGTIREMGTHNELLSRNGYYTYLYEQQQQEREGQTDENG from the coding sequence TTGAAGCATCTAAAGGCTATTAACAAATATTTCTGGAAGTATCGCTGGAGACTGGTATTGGGTATCCTCTTCATTGTGGTGTCTAACTACTTTGCTATTCTCGCACCCCAGGTTACCGGCTATGTGTTTGAAGTAGTGCAACGTTCATTCGGCATAGCTGCGAAAGAAAAATTCCACCCGGAGTATGACTGGCTCGTCAACTGGTTCATTCGTTTTGCCGAACAATACAAAGGCATCTCCGTCGTAGCGCTGTGCGGTATTACCATCCTGGTGCTGGCCCTCATCCGCGGGATCTTCATGTTCCTCATGCGGCAAACCATCATCGTGATGAGCCGCCACATAGAATTCGATCAGAAGAATGAAGTGTTCCAGCATTACCTGAAGCTGGATATCAACTTTTATAAAACGCACAATACCGGCGACCTCATGAGCCGCATATCCGAAGATGTGAGCAGGGTGCGTATGTTCACCGGGCCGGCCATTATGTACCTGATCAACCTGGTTACCCTCATCGGGCTGGCGCTGTACTACATGGTCAAAAAAGATGAGCTCCTAACCTTGTATGTGCTGGCGCCGCTGCCTATACTGGCCATTACCATCTACGCGGTCAATAATGTTATTCATAAGCGTAGTGAGCACATACAATCACTGCTGTCCGATCTCACCACCAATGCACAGCAATCCTATTCCGGCATCCGCGTCATCAAGTCCTTCGTGCAGGAAGATGCTATGTTTGGTTTCTTTAATAAGAACAGCGAAGATTATAAACGCAATGCCATCGGGCTGGCCAAAATGGAGGCGATCTACTTTCCGTCCATGACGCTCATTATCGGCCTCAGTACCCTGTTCACCATCATGATCGGCGGCATTTATGCTGTCTATGGCAGCCATGATGTAACCATCAGCACGATCGCTGAATTTGTAATGTATATCAACATGCTCACCTTCCCGGTAAGCGCTATTGGCTGGACGGCCAGCATGATCCAGCGGGCAGCCGCTTCCCAGAAAAGGCTCAATGAGTTCCTGGATACGCAGCCTGTGATCAACAATCCTCCCCAACCGGTGATGCCTCCCATGGAAGGGCATATTGTATTTGACCAGGTGGATTTCGTGTATCCCAATACGGGAATACAGGCCCTGAAGCATTTCCACCTCTCTATCGGTAAGGGACAAAAGGTAGCGATCATCGGGCATACAGGATCGGGCAAGACCACCATCGCCCAACTGTTACTGCGCATGTATGATCCTACCCGCGGCTCCATCACCATTGATGGCGTACCAGTAGGTGAGATGGACCTGCAACACCTCCGTAAGCAGATCAGCTATGTACCGCAGGACGTATTTCTCTTCAGCGATACGATTGCCCACAATATTAGTTTCGGGCTGGGAGAAACGCCGGAGGCAAGGATACAGCAGGCTGCCCGTTATGCCAGCGTGGAGAAAGAGATACAGGGCTTTCACGGCGGGTATACCACGATGATCGGGGAGCGGGGTGTTACCCTCAGCGGCGGACAGAAGCAACGGATCTCTATAGCCCGCGCGCTGATCAAAGATCCGCAGATCGTCGTGTTTGATGATTGCCTCAGCGCCGTGGACGCCAAAACCGAAAAAGAAATACTCGGTAACCTCAGCCTGTATCTTAAGGATAAGACCGCTATCATCATTACGCATCGTATTTTTACTCTATTTGACTTCGATATGATCGTGGTATTGGAAGAGGGTACCATCAGGGAGATGGGTACACATAATGAATTACTGTCACGTAACGGTTATTACACTTATTTGTATGAGCAACAACAACAGGAGCGGGAAGGGCAGACTGACGAAAATGGCTAA
- a CDS encoding MBL fold metallo-hydrolase produces the protein MSLLQPARKQGDKFLNPVPTGVMSGSMAKVLMAYLFNKNESFPKHLPGPFTTDLRIYDTPPATGLRITWIGHSSLLIETDGLRILTDPVWSSRASFAAFLGPRRFFAPPIALKDLPPLDAIIVSHDHYDHLDAATIRWLASGKVPFYCSLKVGRYLEQYGIDRKRITEMDWTGQVTIGRDCTLTALPARHFSGRGLHNRFRTLWSSFAIRSSRHNIYYGADSGWYSGFADIGQAYGPFDLTMLEIGASNSYWPDIHMGPVHAAEAHLALGGKLLMPIHWGTFNLALHAWKEPIQTLLKTAAEKHIRLLAPQPGEPITVTGEEYVNHWWEQASGK, from the coding sequence ATGAGTCTATTACAACCAGCCCGTAAACAGGGGGACAAATTCCTGAACCCTGTACCTACCGGCGTGATGTCGGGCAGCATGGCCAAAGTGCTGATGGCCTACCTGTTCAATAAAAATGAATCGTTTCCCAAACACCTGCCGGGACCCTTTACCACGGATCTCCGTATCTACGACACACCACCGGCCACTGGTTTACGGATTACCTGGATCGGTCATTCCTCGCTGCTCATAGAAACAGACGGCCTGCGCATTCTCACCGATCCTGTATGGAGTTCCCGCGCTTCCTTTGCGGCTTTCCTGGGGCCCAGGCGCTTCTTTGCGCCTCCCATTGCCTTAAAAGACCTGCCGCCACTGGATGCCATCATTGTTTCCCACGATCACTATGACCACCTGGATGCGGCCACCATCCGTTGGCTGGCAAGCGGTAAAGTACCTTTTTACTGTTCCTTAAAGGTGGGACGCTACCTGGAGCAATATGGAATAGACAGGAAGCGCATCACGGAAATGGACTGGACCGGGCAGGTTACCATCGGGCGTGATTGTACCCTTACTGCGCTGCCTGCCCGTCATTTCTCGGGCAGGGGACTGCACAACAGGTTCCGCACCCTCTGGTCTTCCTTCGCTATCCGGAGCAGCCGCCACAACATCTATTATGGCGCCGATTCGGGCTGGTACAGCGGCTTTGCCGATATCGGGCAGGCTTACGGACCCTTCGATCTGACCATGCTGGAAATAGGGGCTTCCAATTCCTATTGGCCCGATATCCACATGGGGCCTGTTCATGCTGCGGAAGCACACCTCGCATTAGGGGGAAAGCTGCTCATGCCCATTCATTGGGGTACGTTTAACCTGGCCCTTCATGCCTGGAAAGAACCCATTCAAACGCTGCTCAAAACAGCCGCGGAAAAACATATCCGGTTGTTGGCGCCCCAACCCGGCGAACCCATCACCGTAACAGGGGAGGAGTATGTAAATCACTGGTGGGAGCAAGCCAGTGGTAAGTAG
- a CDS encoding response regulator, which translates to MENPLLTVAIVDDSTFMRESARLRLSILGYKVVMEAENGQEFLDKLAQSDIPDICLLDLNMPVMDGFETARNLKKNWPAIRILFHSMERIGEGAYACFGADGFVAKDASALDFRKALLSIAGHQPVA; encoded by the coding sequence ATGGAGAACCCCCTTTTAACGGTTGCAATTGTAGATGACAGCACTTTCATGCGTGAAAGCGCCCGCCTGCGCCTGTCCATCCTTGGTTATAAAGTGGTCATGGAAGCAGAGAACGGCCAGGAATTCCTCGACAAACTGGCCCAGAGCGATATCCCCGATATATGCCTGCTCGATCTCAACATGCCGGTTATGGACGGTTTCGAAACCGCCAGGAACCTGAAGAAGAACTGGCCGGCTATCAGGATCCTTTTCCATTCCATGGAGCGGATCGGTGAGGGCGCTTATGCCTGTTTTGGAGCAGATGGGTTTGTTGCGAAGGACGCTTCTGCCTTAGACTTTCGCAAGGCCTTATTAAGCATCGCAGGGCATCAACCGGTTGCCTGA
- the fdhA gene encoding formaldehyde dehydrogenase, glutathione-independent produces the protein MCQNHGVAYLKPGEVAVQEIEYPKLELGSRKCEHGVILKIVSTNICGSDQHMVRGRTTAPAGLILGHEITGQVLEVGRDVEFIKVGDLVSVPFNIACGRCRNCKAGQTGICLNVNPSRPGAAYGYVDMGGWVGGQAEYVMVPYADFNLLKFPDKDQAMHKIKDLTLLSDIFPTGFHGAVTAGVAPGAIVYVAGAGPVGLACAASCHLLGAAVVIVGDMITERLEQAKSFGCETIDLRSKTPLPDAIAAITGSPEVDSFVDCVGFEARGHGTETGTEQPAIVLNTAMAITRAGGAIGIPGLYVTGDPGAKEEAAKEGSLRIRIGLGWAKSHAFYTGQCPVMKYHRPLMNAILFDKVQIAKAVNVEVISLKDAPRGYRDFDKGAAKKFVIDPHGMIMN, from the coding sequence ATGTGCCAGAATCACGGTGTCGCCTACCTTAAACCCGGCGAAGTAGCTGTACAGGAAATCGAATATCCCAAACTTGAGTTGGGGTCCAGGAAATGTGAACACGGTGTAATTCTTAAAATTGTTTCCACCAATATTTGCGGTAGCGATCAGCATATGGTGCGGGGGCGCACCACGGCTCCTGCAGGATTGATATTAGGGCATGAGATCACAGGCCAGGTGCTGGAAGTGGGCCGCGATGTGGAGTTTATTAAAGTGGGCGACCTGGTTTCGGTTCCCTTTAATATTGCCTGTGGCCGTTGCCGCAATTGTAAGGCAGGGCAAACGGGTATATGCCTTAATGTAAATCCGTCCCGTCCCGGCGCCGCATACGGTTATGTGGACATGGGCGGATGGGTAGGCGGCCAGGCCGAATATGTGATGGTGCCTTATGCTGATTTTAATTTGCTCAAATTCCCGGATAAGGACCAGGCCATGCATAAAATAAAAGACCTCACGCTCTTGTCCGATATCTTTCCTACCGGTTTTCATGGTGCGGTAACTGCAGGGGTTGCTCCCGGGGCCATCGTGTATGTTGCCGGGGCAGGCCCTGTAGGACTGGCCTGTGCTGCGTCCTGTCATCTCCTGGGGGCTGCGGTGGTGATAGTAGGCGATATGATCACAGAACGCCTGGAACAGGCTAAAAGCTTTGGCTGTGAAACGATTGACCTGCGCAGTAAAACGCCGTTGCCGGATGCCATTGCCGCCATCACTGGTTCGCCGGAGGTGGATAGCTTTGTAGATTGTGTAGGTTTCGAGGCCCGCGGTCATGGTACGGAAACCGGTACCGAACAGCCGGCTATTGTACTCAATACCGCTATGGCCATAACCCGTGCGGGGGGCGCTATTGGCATTCCCGGTCTGTATGTAACCGGCGACCCCGGCGCTAAAGAAGAAGCAGCCAAAGAAGGAAGCCTGCGCATCCGGATCGGGTTGGGTTGGGCCAAATCACATGCTTTTTATACCGGCCAGTGCCCCGTCATGAAATACCACCGCCCCTTGATGAACGCCATCCTTTTTGATAAAGTGCAGATCGCCAAAGCGGTAAATGTAGAAGTCATCTCGCTGAAAGACGCTCCACGCGGGTACCGGGACTTTGATAAGGGCGCCGCCAAAAAATTCGTCATTGACCCACATGGTATGATCATGAACTAA